Genomic window (Tripterygium wilfordii isolate XIE 37 chromosome 11, ASM1340144v1, whole genome shotgun sequence):
GCCCCCACGACCCCTACCTCGACCATTTGGTGAGCCCTCTACAGGCAAAAGAGAAAATAACTTTAGATAAATATTGAGATAAACATAGAATACAATGCTCTTATTTTATCATGTTATATAGAGTTACCTCCATCATGATCAAACTCTGTATAGGCCTTCACCAGTTCAGCAGGTAATGGAGGCTGGTACCTGAAGTTGGTGGCATCACAAGAGTGAGAACAGGTCTATATGATTCAATATATGCGTGTGGCACTAAAACACCAGAAATTAAACCTAACAGAGGCCAAGCTCTTTTGACCAACTCAGAGATAATTGTCACAGGGAAAAGGGGATAGCAAAAAACTGATATGATATCCATGCTATTGAAACTGTACCAAGCTACTGTAGCATAACCTTTAAGATCTAATATTTTGACAGCCAATATTAGAGTGCATATAAAGGTCTATATAGGTACCTTTCTTACAAATAATGCGGACCAGCAAAACTGAAACACGGTTATCTTTCAAATACTAAAAGAACTGACTTTGGCTTTTCAAGGCCTCACAAGGACTTATGATTACTTGAATAGCAAATTAACACCCAGAAATAGTTATTTCCCTCATTTCTCTATAAGTAAGTTAAGCTTTAGTGGAAAATTTATGAATGGGCAAAAATATCACGTCTCGATGCAATCGCGGCTTCATTACTCCCATTTATTTCAGCCAAAGTCAACCAGTTCATATAATAATCCATCAACCATGTACTGAGGAAAAAGTAGCACAATATGTCCAGTAAAAAAAAGATGGCACAACATTTCAAaggttcaagaaaaaaaaatatttacaggtAAAACTGAATTTATGCTCAATCAGAGGTCTTTAAACAGCAtaaatttttgtttcttatttttcatGATTTCATCATGGTGGCACGGCGGCACCCgtcacccccttggtgctttcTTTTAAGTTCTTTTTGGATATGAATGTAGGTACAAAAACATATGCAGGAATTAAAAGAGCCTTTGTGACAGCTAAGCACAAGTATAGAGAGAAATATAAACACAAAGAAAGCATAAAACTAGAGACAATGAAACACATTAACAcatatgaaaggaaaaaaaaattactgtttgtaaggaaagaaaataacaaCAGACTAACCCAAGGGCAGATGTATTCAGTTCTTTCTTTGAAAGGGTTATTGTAATCATTGACACATGTCGTGTAGTTTCCAAACTGCcatattaaaaaacaaaaattataacaAGGGGGTCAATGTTCTAAAATATTGAGCCTGCAATAAGTTTTTTGCAAAACCAGGTTAAAACTATGCTTACGGCAGCAGGCCTTCCTCCAAGGGCTCCCATGTGTCAGTTATATCAGTGGATCCAATAGCCGTAACCTGATGAAGTCCAACAATTCTTCTCTGCAGAACCGATGGTCCGATACAACAAGTATATCAATATCCCCAATCTTTAAGGCCAACAAGTTGAATCACAAAGAATCTGAaatggtaaagaagaaaataaatagacCTTTATCAACTCCACCATGGTTACAGTCTTGTTGATAGCTCTTCCCATTGCCTTAAACACAATTTCATTTGAACCTCTCTCCTACAAGAAAACCATCATAGGAAAATGATAACAATAGTATAAAAGTTACTAGGTAAAGCTGGTGAAAAAGTTcggagaaaaacaaaaagttaTGCCACATTGCTATTCAAGCAAGGTGCAACATCTCTTAGCCACAGATGTGAAATCTACTGCCTTATGTGTAATATCATTTATCTCTGCTTGATACCTAGAATGCAAAAATGAACATGCATCTCTATGACAAACAGCATCATGTCAATATACCATAAACACTAAATTCCTTCAACCTACATTCTTGATGTGCCTGCACAAGAAGATAATAAGTTGTCTTCATCACTTTCCATATCGATCTTCAATCACATTTGATAATAAATGCAACGGAAGTTCATAATTTAGATCCATATATGATCAAGTCAGTGTATTCTTAAGAGTTTGATTTGCAACCATAAGGGCATGAAGTTGAGAGCTTAGGCTTAGATTCATTGCCACATTACTGAGATTCAACAGGGAGCCAGTTTCTTATCCTTTTTAGCATATGCTGTTGACCTAGTTCAATTGTTTCCAAAAAAGTTGTAGATACGCTTGACAGTAAAGCATATTAGTTTCCAGAGTTTCCAAGAAACACCCAAAGGGGCTTTCCAAATTGCTCACTACTGGCATCAGGCTTCTTATCCACGGATTCTCTAGATCATTTGATTAaacctataaaaaaaaacacacacacacgctaGTGCACGCACATCACACACATGTACATGCTTACATCATAAGCGTACGTACACTATTCTGTGTGTATAATTGTATGCAGACAattacacatacacatacacaaaattttattttatatactaTCAGGTCTTTTATGCATCTTTCAACAAACAAGTAGTTCCCTAATAGCTATCACTATCCAGTATCCATCCTCACCGCTAAGCTTGTCCTACATATAGTTTATCCCTCCCCTATTCCACCTATCATACCAAACAGGGCATATTGTGCAGACAGGGACCAACAATAAACTTGTAttgttttcctttcctttctttggCAAGAAAAAGCATGAACAGCATGCATGATAGCCAAAATTCCTAAAAAGCAATATCAGAACATAACATACTTGTAGCAGACTCATGGCATAAGTGATATAGCTGCGCATTCTCCCCTGACTTGTAATCCGAATCTCATTCTCGTCGATTGGCGTCTCCGCTCTCGGCTTCTCCACTCTCTGGTACCGATCCATCTACACcaccacaaaaacaaatttcaaaaacaaaattccaaatcaaaatcaaatcacCTTTGCACCAAATCATAAACAACGAAATCGAAATCACACTACATTTATACTGTTTTAATGGATCTGAGGGTTACCTAGAGAAGTTAAAGATAAGTTTGCACCACCCAGAAGGAGCCCTCTTCTACGGCTTCGTTTCTTCTTTTACGCCCTAAACCGCTTACAGGGGTGTATCGTGCTTTATATACCTGCATACCCTTCCGAAACTAACCTAACCCGTAACCAACTCCCTTCAACCGGCCCGAACCGGTTTCTTTGCCGGATTGAACGGTTCGGCCTTAATGCCTTATACGCTGCCACGTTTTAATTTGTAACGGTTTATCCAAAGCTTATCCTATGCCTTCTTAGTTGAGGTTATGGCTATGTCTGGAAATCCAACGACATTTATTTTAGTCTCACTATAATTAAtgttgaattatttttattcgTGAGTTTGACGACCCGAATTTAAACTTATATCGAATAGTGTCGTTtttggttattaaaaaaaaggattttttattttccttaatgagtctaaaataataataatccgATTACCGATTTTACTTGAGTTCACAGTCAAACATAATGTTAGGAAGAAAATGGAATTTCAATTCGCAACGAATTATATTCAAACTATATGGTTGGCTAGTTACACTAATGTtgtaaatcaaaataaattttgattacTTGCCTTCATTTCAATTTtactttttctaaaaaaatccaCCTCAACCGTGGAATGTCACATCTACCTCGCATGTATTTAATACACTACTTAAGATAAACCAAAGTCCGCaaatggaaccgttatactctatttactcaaTTGTTATGATTTGCATTCTCCAATAACTAAGTGTTAAAAAATATCTCGGGCGGGGAAAGAGGTTCTAATCAAAACAGTTGCTCAAGCTCTTCCAACTTTTGCTTTGAGCGTTTTCCTCATTCCGCTGGACCTGTGTGCCAAGCTTGAGAGGATGATGAACTCTTTTTGGTGGGGGAGTGGTAGTGGTGGCTCGCGAGGAATTAATTGGATGAGGTGGGATCGACTCTGTGTTAGAAAATATCAAGGCAGACTGGGTTTTTGCAAGCTTCATGAGTTCAACCTGGCTATGCTTGGTAAAAGTGGATGGCGACTGTTGTTACATCCGGATTCTCTTGTAGGGCGACTGTATAAATCAAGGTATTATCCCAATTCTAATTTCCTAGAGGCTACTTTGAGTAATAATCCGAGCTATATATGGCGGAGTATTATTGCTTCACAACCTTTGGTTAGGAGTGGAGCTCAGTGGAGGGTGGGAAAGGGTGATCGTATTAAAATTTGGACTGATTCATGGCTGCCTGATGACTCTAACCCACGAGTAATGTCTCTGGTTATTCAGGGATCTGAAGAAGCTGTAGTGCGAGGCCTGATAAGGACTGATGAGCGTTTATGGGACCAGGACATTCTCAGGGATCTGTTTAATGATAGGGACAGAGACCTGATCAATAAAATTCCACTCAGTTGTAGGGATAATGAAGATAGAATTTACTGGAGGCCCGATAGGAAAGGTGAGTATACAGTGTGAAGTGCCTATACGAAGCTGACTGAGGGCCTTAGTGCTCTCAATGAACATCATTCGTTAGATGTTTGGAGGAAACTTTGGGCATTAAAAATTCCTCCGAAGGTTAAAAATATGGTTTGGAGGGCCTGTAACAATTGTATTCCTACTAAGGACCTGTTGCATTATCGTCGGATAGATATTGATCTTCAATGTCCAGTTTGTAATGGCGCAGCTGAATCGGTTACTCACGTTTTCATTCAATGCCCAATGGCAGCTGGTTGTTGGCGATCTTCTATTATTGGCTTGGGTGGAGATACGGCCTCTAATTTAGTTGATTGGATTTCAGGTGTGTTTCATAATTCTTTCCTAGACTTGGTGCACCTGGTATGCATGGTGTTGTGGGGTTTGTGGAGAAACAGAAATGAAATTGTATGGAATAATAAGAGACAAACAGTTTCCCAAGTGTTGAATTTAGCAAGCTCCTTCCTTTTCCAATGGCAATCTGCCCAAGTTCTTCCCAATGATGATCAGCTGCCACTGATGGATGAGGGGGTGGTTTGCTGGCAAAAACCAAGTGTTGGCTGGTTGAAGTGTAATGTGGACGGTGCTTTATTCCAGGCTCAAAATAAATTGGGGTTCGGTTGGGTGTTACGTGATGGTTTGGGTCAAATGCAGGCTGCTGGTAGTGGCGCTTTGAGAGGGTTTTTGGATGCTGGGTTGGCTGAAGCTTTAAGCTTTCGTGAGGCCCTTCGGTGGTTAAAAGATAATGTTATTTCCAATGTTATTATTGAGTCTGATGCGCTGATCATCGTGCAGGCTATGAAGTCTTCATGTTTGGATAGCTCTTACATTGATGTTATCATTGATGAATGCAAATCTCTTTTGAAGGAGATAAACAACTATAGGATTTGTTTCGTGCGGAGATCAGCGAACTCTGTGGCTCATTTACTAGCTAGAGCGGCAAGTTCATTGACTGGTGTCCATGTTTGGTGTAGAACACCACCTGATTTTATTTGTAATGCTCTTCTTCAGGATTTAAGTTAATGAAGTTctttgctttcaaaaaaaaaaaaagaaagtgttaAAAGATATCTATTTGCATGAATACTCCTACAGGCCCATTAGAAGAAAGCTTCCTTGAACAAGAGATGATTGGGCTCAACCATTTCTTGTAGAGGAGTGGATCATTGAGCCCATTATTGAGGAAGCCCGTATAGTTTTGCAATCCATTCTCCAACGATTCGTATATCCGTTTCTAATGCCTGAGCCGATATATTTGCCAAATGGATCGGGTTAAGCATCTCCGGGATCCAATGATCAATCAATACCAGCCCTTTTATTTGGTTTTGGGCTTCCTTAGGCCAAATTCTTTTGTTATGTGTACGGTTGCCATAAGAAAGGCCCATTAAGCTAAAACTTttggtaaactttagtcacacccctaagtttactaaagacaccccttgTTAAACGAACCCCTCAAAATCTTACATTTTTACAAATACACCCAAAGTATACTAAATCTGAGACATTTTCAAAGTACACCCCAAACATAAAAACAGGGGACAAACCGGCTCTCAATCTACCTAGTTGTTTTGCTTTGCTTTTATGTTAGCTGGAGCTTCTCATCAAATGTCTTTGCTTTGTTGACTGCATCTTTCCCTAAGATAAAACCATTAGCAAAGGCAGCAGGTGGCAGCTTGTATAAATCGTCATAGAATTAGAAGCGAAATGCGTAAATGGTGACTACTTACAGTGGGTGCTAAGGCAGCAGGTGGCACCTTGTATTCTTCAGCCAGAGTTATGGTGGTCGTCAAATGGAGAGAAAACAAGGGTTCTTTTCGGCACTTAAAGGGGAAGTGGTTTCGACGCACCAAACCTCTTGCCGTCACGTGCAGCGGTCGGAGCAGTTAATTGAGAGATCCAGAAACCTGAGGGCTGCAGAGGCTCGCCGCTGGAGGAGGGTCCGGACGGTAATGACCGCAGAGATTCAATGATAGAGGGTAGGTGGGGCCTTTGGATGAAGGAAAAGCTTTCGAAGACACCATCAGATGCTGGCTCAGCCTTCAAGCGGTCCGATTTGAGGTTGCTGCTTGGTGTCCTCAGTGCGCCGCTTGCACCTCTTCACATTTGCACCAGCGACCTTCTGCCTCATCTCAGCATCAAAGCACAGGTACAGAACTTGTAGAAGAACTCTGTTTTTCGAAGCATATGGGTATGGGCCATGGGGTGTTATGAACCGAATGTTAAAAGAATATACAGTCAACGCGAAGTCAACTTAAGTCGGGGTGTCTTCAATAAActtaggggtgtgactaaagtttaccaaAACTTTTGTGTACGGTTGCCATAAAAAAGGCCCATTAAGCTAAAACTTttagagaaattttatctacacaccactaatttactatctttacaccactcTTTACACATTATATGTTTACACCATAAAtttataagtctacacacaaaTTTGTGATGAAATTATCAAAATACCCTTGTGATCCTTTCACTCGACAAATTTCATGGCATAGGGGGGGGGGGCTGAAATACTTTTGTTGAaatgatttgaaattttttatatcTCAACCATTCAttttatctcttggttctccaagtgACATGTATTGTATGTACCTCTTATCTCTCCCTTTTCTCTACaacacatcaacaaaaagtcatgtttctctcttctccttctccttcttctctgcAACTACAAATCTCTAATACTCCATCAAAAACATTAGCATTTAGCACTCATCTCAATCTAAAAACAAATCTCCTTCTCtgcaaaaacaaaagtaaattCGAGATCTGGGTTTCTCTCCCATTCCAAATTTTcatttaacaaaaacaaaattgagatTTGGGTTTCTCTCCCATTCCAAGACTTTcctttaacaaaaacaaaaacaaaaacaaatttaggTTTCTCTTGTTGAAGATAAAAAAGCAATTCGAGATCTAATTTTTCTTTGTCGATCTCTCTTGAAGCAATCTCTCTTagactttggttttttggtttctttatttCATCATATGAGTTTCTACGGGTGTCAATTCAAGACCCACTGTCTAGAATTTTTCCAGAAGAGAAATGTTGAAGTTCTACCTTCGAAGTTCGAACATTAAAACCTAGATGGATGAGTGGTaataaatgtggaccattgatGAAATTAACAATTGAGATTAAAACAATGATAATAAAATGTGAACCACTAGAAAAAATGGAGAGTTGAGATCAAACCAATTTTAGGAATTCCACCTAAAAACAATTTTTAggttaagggttaatatgtcatttgaatacaaggatatttatgtaaattataaaaaattaaaaagtgacgTAAAGATAGTAGAATAGTgttgtgtagataaaatttcccaaacttttatttttaatgaggTTATCTAATCGCATACTTTTGACACCATCTCATTTTTTATGTTGTCTTAACTTTGATTGGTTAATCCGATCAATTCATCCATGGTCGGCCAGTACGATGATCCTAATTATGATTTTGCATTTATTTCATGTTTATCGTACCGGTCACTTTAAAACCCCGTAAATTTACTTGGATCAAGTGTGATTCTTGTTGTTTTGACCGTCTCTTTTGACATAATTGATTGTTCCATACATTGGgaccaattttattttattttttatatattgttttaatttgattatttttttattacaaggGAAAAGGACGTGGATGTTCAAACTCGAGACATCTATGAGATACCACTCAAATAAGTGTCATATGAGAGTGTGGTTATCGTCTTAATTTGATTATTCCATAGCTAGTAGGGAAATAACAATATGAAAATCCAACTTTGGCACAAAACAAGATATTCTAaagaaatgttttattttacGTTTAAAACGCAACAATATTCATTGGAAAACCAATTGCAGAGCTAAATCCTTAGTTATTTCATAAGAGAAACTGCATAGGCTTCTCATTTTGCATTTAGCAGGGGTTCAATGATGCTCTTCCATCCATCGAACGCTATGAGAGTGCCGGGATTAGGCAGTGGAAATCCATTGACGAAGTAAGTTGGTGTGCTATGCACTCCTCTTGTGATGCTATACTGCATAACCAAACACTCCAatgttaaaaaagaaagaacatgtTCAGAGACGTTATACATAGTGGAATAGAAGAAGAACCACAACATTTGATGTCGTTTACCGATTTTCGTGTATACATcgggtttaaggtttagggttttagagtttagggtttagtactTATGTCCAAGAAAAATGTCTCGTTAAGTGAGAGAGACTTGTGTTTTTGATAAACGACATCGCTTGGGCAATGCCAAGCAATGTGGGATAATAAGTCGTAACAGGATGAGTTTACCTTGAAGGAAATCCTTGACTTGAGATCACTGTCTTTGTGGATAAAACCATCATCTAGAGCAGTATAGTAAGAATTCCCAAGCACTTCTGTTGTGAATGCGATGACTTCTTTAACAACAACATCTTTAGTCTTCAGTTGTGAATAGGCATTGTAAAACCTTTGCTGTGGTATAACCAAGAAATGATTTTAAACATCCAATGAAACTTAAGAAAATGAATGTAATTAACTGCACAAGAACAACTGCACAAGTCATTAATGTCGATAAACCTGACCTGATGCTTGAAGATTTGCGACAGCAAGAAGAATGTGGCAGTACTGCTCTGATTATTTACAATATGAAGAGCGCGAGCGAGAAGAAATGAATTGTGATAGTAACTGCAATTTAAAAAACCAATGAAAACCTCTAATGTCTTACAGAAAAGGTagaaaatgtgatgaaaaataggACACAGAAAGTGTTACTAACGGTGTGGGAAGGAGGTGAACGACGAGTTGAACACGGTCTTTGTAGTGCTGGACGGCCTGTTTGAGAGGTACCCAAGCATCCTTGCTATCGATGCAGGCAGGATCCAGGAATGCTTCGATTAAGATAGCGTCGGAATGTAGTGAGCGATTAGCGTGATACACGAACCCATCTGCTTTTGCTGGGGGAAAAGATTGAGCTTGCACAGTCTGTTGACTCAGACAAAGAACAATGAAGAGGAGAAACAACATTGGAATTGTGTGTTCTGGTCTCTGCATGTTTTCAAGTTTCAGACACTCTTCCACTCTCTGATTCCTATGATTTGTGTGAATTGCACTAAGAATGTCTGTATTTATAACATCAATGAGCCCTCCTCACAGAATCTCCTGGCATCCATTTCATATAATAGTTTAGATTTTTC
Coding sequences:
- the LOC120008522 gene encoding 5'-3' exoribonuclease 2-like, which translates into the protein MDRYQRVEKPRAETPIDENEIRITSQGRMRSYITYAMSLLQERGSNEIVFKAMGRAINKTVTMVELIKRRIVGLHQVTAIGSTDITDTWEPLEEGLLPLETTRHVSMITITLSKKELNTSALGYQPPLPAELVKAYTEFDHDGEGSPNGRGRGRGGRGRGRGARGNGFVSADYEDGGWDRNRGYGRGRGRGRGRGFRGRGRGGYNVGGYNGPPVDAQQDGGYYHEAPAQGRGRGRGRGNRGRGRGFRSNGPIQAAA
- the LOC120008836 gene encoding uncharacterized mitochondrial protein AtMg00310-like, yielding MMNSFWWGSGSGGSRGINWMRWDRLCVRKYQGRLGFCKLHEFNLAMLGKSGWRLLLHPDSLVGRLYKSRYYPNSNFLEATLSNNPSYIWRSIIASQPLVRSGAQWRVGKGDRIKIWTDSWLPDDSNPRVMSLVIQGSEEAVVRGLIRTDERLWDQDILRDLFNDRDRDLINKIPLSCRDNEDRIYWRPDRKGEYTV
- the LOC120008837 gene encoding uncharacterized protein LOC120008837 → MVWRACNNCIPTKDLLHYRRIDIDLQCPVCNGAAESVTHVFIQCPMAAGCWRSSIIGLGGDTASNLVDWISGVFHNSFLDLVHLVCMVLWGLWRNRNEIVWNNKRQTVSQVLNLASSFLFQWQSAQVLPNDDQLPLMDEGVVCWQKPSVGWLKCNVDGALFQAQNKLGFGWVLRDGLGQMQAAGSGALRGFLDAGLAEALSFREALRWLKDNVISNVIIESDALIIVQAMKSSCLDSSYIDVIIDECKSLLKEINNYRICFVRRSANSVAHLLARAASSLTGVHVCWSFSSNVFALLTASFPKIKPLAKAAGGSLWHLVFFSQSYGGRQMERKQGFFSALKGEVVSTHQTSCRHVQRSEQLIERSRNLRAAEARRWRRVRTVMTAEIQ